A window of the Streptomyces sp. Ag109_O5-10 genome harbors these coding sequences:
- a CDS encoding penicillin-binding protein 2, with product MTEVPDTSGNRQPPRRRVPGPAKPPRPRDPRGAVRSRSAPGPGARPVRRPGGARPPAAPPLRLGSPRPRLRMVGLALTLVLLVFVGRLLQVQAVDASAYAAKAEQNRYVVHTLAAERGGITDRNGVALAISEDAYDITADPTMFTGKQLKVSDGPEQAAALLAPILGKSQADLVKLLRPANRDLRYVRLATRQTPQVWKQIKDLKAALTAKAGTGDNTVNVLAGVFADPSSQRVYPNGDLAAGILGWVNADGKGGGGIEQQLDKQLTGKDGKIRYAQSGGREVPTAGSTETPAVPGSDVELTIDRDIQWAAQNAISEQVKKSKADRGYVVVQDTQTGQILAMADSPGFDPNDLSTADADAMGNAAVQDAYEPGSTAKVMSMAAVLEENAATPLTHVVVPNRLHRGDRLFKDDVDHDTWYLTLNGVLAKSSNIGTILATGQLGRTQEQANQVLYSYLRKFGIGSYSGLGFPGETKGILAAPGKWSTSQQYTIPFGQGFSINAMQAASVYSTIANGGVRVEPTLVRGAKGADGRFTPAAQPKKARVISQKTAKTLAEMLESVVDDEQGTGAKAAIPGYNVAGKTGTANRVDPATGRYRGYTSSFAGFAPADKPRITVYCAIQNATAGSYFGGQICGPIYKQVMEFALKTLQIPPTGAKAANLPVDYKP from the coding sequence GTGACGGAAGTGCCCGACACTTCTGGAAACAGGCAGCCGCCGCGCCGCCGTGTGCCCGGCCCCGCCAAGCCGCCCCGCCCCCGGGACCCCAGGGGTGCCGTCCGGAGCCGGTCCGCCCCCGGTCCCGGCGCCCGGCCGGTCCGCCGCCCGGGCGGAGCGCGTCCTCCGGCCGCGCCCCCCCTGCGGCTCGGCAGCCCCCGGCCCCGGCTGCGCATGGTCGGCCTCGCCCTGACCCTGGTGCTGCTGGTCTTCGTCGGCCGCCTGCTCCAGGTCCAGGCCGTCGACGCCAGCGCGTACGCGGCGAAGGCCGAGCAGAACCGGTACGTCGTGCACACCCTGGCCGCCGAGCGCGGCGGGATCACCGACCGCAACGGCGTGGCGCTGGCGATCAGCGAGGACGCCTACGACATCACCGCCGACCCCACGATGTTCACCGGCAAGCAGCTCAAGGTGTCCGACGGACCCGAGCAGGCCGCCGCGCTGCTCGCCCCGATCCTCGGCAAGAGCCAGGCCGACCTCGTCAAGCTGCTGCGGCCCGCGAACAGGGACCTGCGCTACGTCCGGCTCGCCACCCGGCAGACCCCGCAGGTCTGGAAGCAGATCAAGGACCTGAAGGCCGCCCTCACCGCCAAGGCCGGGACCGGCGACAACACCGTGAACGTGCTGGCCGGCGTCTTCGCCGACCCGAGCAGCCAGCGCGTGTACCCCAACGGCGACCTGGCCGCCGGGATACTGGGCTGGGTCAACGCCGACGGCAAGGGCGGCGGCGGCATCGAGCAGCAGCTCGACAAGCAGCTGACCGGCAAGGACGGCAAGATCCGCTACGCCCAGTCCGGCGGCCGCGAGGTGCCCACCGCGGGCTCCACCGAGACCCCGGCCGTGCCCGGCTCCGACGTCGAGCTGACCATCGACCGGGACATCCAGTGGGCCGCGCAGAACGCCATCAGCGAGCAGGTCAAGAAGTCCAAGGCGGACCGCGGCTACGTGGTCGTCCAGGACACGCAGACCGGGCAGATCCTGGCGATGGCCGACTCGCCCGGCTTCGACCCGAACGACCTGTCGACGGCCGACGCCGACGCGATGGGCAACGCGGCCGTCCAGGACGCCTACGAGCCCGGCTCCACCGCCAAGGTCATGTCGATGGCGGCCGTCCTGGAGGAGAACGCCGCCACCCCCCTCACGCACGTGGTGGTGCCCAACCGGCTGCACCGCGGCGACCGGCTCTTCAAGGACGACGTCGACCACGACACCTGGTACCTCACGCTCAACGGCGTGCTCGCCAAGTCCAGCAACATCGGCACCATCCTCGCCACCGGCCAGCTCGGCAGGACCCAGGAACAGGCCAACCAGGTCCTCTACTCGTACCTGCGCAAGTTCGGCATCGGCAGCTACTCCGGGCTGGGCTTCCCCGGCGAGACCAAGGGCATCCTGGCCGCCCCGGGCAAGTGGTCGACCTCGCAGCAGTACACGATTCCTTTCGGCCAGGGCTTCTCCATCAACGCCATGCAGGCGGCCTCCGTCTACTCGACGATCGCCAACGGCGGGGTCCGGGTCGAGCCGACCCTGGTACGCGGCGCCAAGGGCGCCGACGGCCGCTTCACCCCGGCCGCCCAGCCGAAGAAGGCCCGCGTGATCAGCCAGAAGACGGCGAAGACCCTGGCCGAGATGCTGGAGTCCGTGGTGGACGACGAGCAGGGCACCGGCGCCAAGGCGGCCATTCCCGGGTACAACGTCGCGGGTAAGACCGGTACCGCCAACAGGGTCGATCCGGCCACCGGCAGGTACCGCGGCTACACCTCGTCGTTCGCCGGGTTCGCACCCGCCGACAAGCCCCGCATCACCGTCTACTGCGCCATCCAGAACGCCACCGCCGGCAGCTACTTCGGCGGCCAGATCTGCGGCCCGATCTACAAGCAGGTGATGGAGTTCGCCCTCAAGACCCTGCAGATCCCGCCGACCGGCGCCAAGGCGGCGAACCTGCCCGTCGACTACAAGCCCTGA
- a CDS encoding carbonic anhydrase, whose product MTTSAAVPTGSEGAITTDGTVTDRLVDANRTYASAFTDPGMDARPVLHVAVVACMDARLDLHKALGLQLGDCHTIRNAGGVVTDDVIRSLTISQRKLGTRSIVLIHHTGCGLEALTEDFRTELEMEVGQRPAWAVESFRDVDQDVRQSMQRVRTSPFLQHTDDVRGFVFDVRTGLLREIDPA is encoded by the coding sequence ATGACGACTTCCGCAGCAGTTCCCACTGGATCCGAAGGCGCCATAACCACGGACGGCACCGTGACGGACCGCCTGGTGGACGCCAACCGGACCTACGCATCCGCCTTCACCGACCCCGGCATGGACGCCCGGCCGGTGCTGCACGTGGCCGTGGTGGCCTGCATGGACGCCCGCCTCGACCTGCACAAGGCGCTCGGCCTGCAGCTCGGCGACTGCCACACCATCCGCAACGCCGGCGGCGTGGTCACCGACGACGTGATCCGTTCCCTCACCATCAGCCAGCGCAAGCTCGGCACCCGCAGCATCGTGCTGATCCACCACACCGGCTGCGGCCTGGAGGCCCTCACCGAGGACTTCCGCACCGAGCTGGAGATGGAGGTCGGCCAGCGCCCGGCCTGGGCGGTGGAGTCCTTCCGGGACGTCGACCAGGACGTACGGCAGTCCATGCAGCGGGTGCGCACCTCGCCGTTCCTGCAGCACACCGACGACGTACGCGGCTTCGTCTTCGACGTCCGCACCGGCCTCCTCCGCGAGATCGACCCGGCCTGA
- the mraY gene encoding phospho-N-acetylmuramoyl-pentapeptide-transferase yields MKQILFSGVIGLFLTLIGTPLLIKLLARKGYGQYIRDDGPREHASKRGTPTMGGIAFILSTVAAYFLSKVITGYTPTYSGLLVLGLMCGMGLVGFLDDYIKIVKRRSLGLRAKAKMAGQLIVGISFAVLSLQFADARGNTPASTKLSFITDFGWTIGPVLFVVWALFMILAMSNGVNLTDGLDGLATGASVLVFGAYTFIGVWQFQESCANATTLTNPNACYEVRDPLDLAVIASALMGSCLGFLWWNTSPAKIFMGDTGSLALGGVLTGLAILSRTELLVAIMGGLFVLITMSVVIQVGSFRLTGKRVFRMAPLQHHFELKGWSEVLVVVRFWIIQGICVIVGLGLFYAGWAADK; encoded by the coding sequence ATGAAGCAGATCCTCTTCTCGGGTGTCATCGGTCTCTTCCTGACGCTGATCGGCACCCCGCTGCTGATCAAGCTCCTCGCCCGCAAGGGCTACGGCCAGTACATCCGTGACGACGGCCCGCGCGAGCACGCCAGCAAGCGCGGTACGCCGACGATGGGCGGTATCGCCTTCATCCTGTCGACGGTCGCCGCCTACTTCCTGTCCAAGGTGATCACCGGCTACACCCCGACCTACTCGGGCCTGCTGGTGCTCGGCCTGATGTGCGGGATGGGCCTGGTCGGCTTCCTCGACGACTACATCAAGATCGTCAAGCGGCGCTCGCTCGGTCTGCGGGCCAAGGCGAAGATGGCCGGGCAGCTGATCGTCGGCATCTCCTTCGCGGTGCTGTCGCTGCAGTTCGCCGACGCCCGCGGCAACACCCCGGCCTCCACCAAGCTGTCCTTCATCACGGACTTCGGCTGGACCATCGGCCCGGTGCTGTTCGTGGTCTGGGCGCTGTTCATGATCCTCGCGATGTCCAACGGCGTGAACCTGACCGACGGCCTGGACGGTCTGGCCACCGGCGCCTCCGTGCTCGTCTTCGGCGCCTACACGTTCATCGGCGTCTGGCAGTTCCAGGAGTCCTGCGCCAACGCGACGACCCTGACGAACCCGAACGCCTGCTACGAGGTGCGCGACCCGCTGGATCTCGCGGTCATCGCCTCCGCGCTGATGGGTTCCTGCCTCGGCTTCCTGTGGTGGAACACCTCGCCGGCCAAGATCTTCATGGGCGACACCGGTTCGCTCGCGCTCGGCGGTGTCCTCACGGGTCTGGCGATCCTCTCCCGCACGGAGCTGCTCGTCGCCATCATGGGCGGCCTGTTCGTCCTCATCACCATGTCGGTCGTCATCCAGGTCGGCTCCTTCCGGCTCACCGGCAAGCGCGTCTTCCGGATGGCACCGCTCCAGCACCACTTCGAACTCAAGGGCTGGTCCGAAGTCCTTGTGGTGGTCCGCTTCTGGATCATCCAGGGCATCTGTGTGATTGTCGGACTCGGCCTCTTCTACGCAGGATGGGCAGCGGACAAGTGA
- a CDS encoding septum formation initiator family protein, with the protein MSRKPELRGRAARLARLFPAGRARQAARTPFVLLVVLLLGGGLIGLLVLNSALSEGSFKLDDLQKKTKNLTDEEQALQRDIDAYSAPDALQRRARELGMVPGGDPVFLGPDGTVKGVPSAAALRQSTAPAAPEALGTQSAGAPAPTPTGSATATAPTPSAPVTAAGPTPTPALTPGTAPTTTPGR; encoded by the coding sequence GTGAGTAGGAAACCCGAGTTGCGGGGCCGGGCGGCCCGGCTCGCCCGGCTCTTCCCGGCCGGCCGTGCCCGCCAGGCCGCCCGTACCCCGTTCGTCCTGCTCGTCGTCCTGCTCCTCGGCGGCGGCCTGATCGGCCTGCTGGTGCTGAACTCGGCGCTCAGCGAGGGCTCGTTCAAACTCGACGACCTGCAGAAGAAGACGAAGAACCTCACCGACGAGGAACAGGCCCTGCAGCGGGACATCGACGCCTACTCCGCCCCCGACGCCCTCCAGCGCCGCGCCCGCGAGCTCGGCATGGTCCCCGGCGGCGACCCGGTCTTCCTCGGTCCGGACGGCACGGTGAAGGGCGTCCCAAGCGCCGCCGCCCTCCGGCAGAGCACCGCGCCGGCCGCCCCCGAGGCGCTCGGCACGCAGTCCGCGGGCGCGCCCGCCCCGACGCCCACCGGCTCCGCGACGGCGACGGCTCCGACGCCCTCCGCGCCGGTGACCGCGGCCGGACCGACGCCCACCCCGGCCCTCACGCCCGGAACAGCCCCGACCACGACCCCCGGCAGGTGA
- a CDS encoding UDP-N-acetylmuramoyl-L-alanyl-D-glutamate--2,6-diaminopimelate ligase yields the protein MTTTTPDPGNHGMPRPSLRSGAGAPGTLTAVPHADQSQTTRKGASVTYPGPPRPVQVSATPLAELADQLGAAEPEPAAGTAEVTGITHDSRAVRPGDLYAALPGARLHGADFATQAAGLGAVAVLTDPAGAERAAATGLPVLVVDDPRGRMGELAATIYGRPGRDLLQIGITGTSGKTTTAYLVEGGLRTAHSTGLIGTVEMRIGDERIKSERTTPEATDLQALFAVMRERGVEAVAMEVSSHALVLGRVDGCVFDIAVFTNLSPEHMEFHSDMEDYFRAKAQLFTPERSRRGVVNVDDEYGRRLAREASVPVVTYSAEGHPDADWRAADVHIGPMASTFTVVGPEGVQVAAKSPLPGPFNVANTLAAIVALTAAGLDPQTAADGIAAVPGVPGRLERVDAGQPYLAVVDYAHKTDAVESVLRALRKVTKGRLHIVLGCGGDRDRTKRAPMGAAAARLADIAVLTSDNPRSEDPLAILATMLEGAASVPAHERGEVLLFEDRAAAIEAAVARAHPGDTVLVAGKGHEQGQDIAGVIRPFDDRQVLREAIRKTQG from the coding sequence GTGACAACGACCACCCCCGATCCCGGGAACCACGGGATGCCGCGCCCCTCGCTTCGCTCCGGAGCGGGTGCGCCCGGTACGCTCACCGCCGTGCCACACGCTGATCAGTCCCAAACCACCCGGAAGGGCGCATCCGTGACATATCCGGGGCCGCCCAGGCCGGTTCAGGTCTCCGCAACACCCCTCGCGGAGCTCGCCGACCAGCTGGGTGCCGCCGAGCCGGAACCCGCGGCCGGCACCGCCGAGGTCACGGGCATCACCCACGACTCGCGCGCGGTCCGCCCCGGCGACCTGTACGCCGCCCTGCCGGGCGCCCGGCTGCACGGCGCCGACTTCGCCACCCAGGCCGCCGGCCTCGGCGCGGTCGCCGTGCTGACCGACCCGGCGGGCGCCGAGCGCGCCGCCGCGACCGGCCTGCCGGTCCTGGTCGTCGACGACCCGCGCGGGCGGATGGGCGAGCTGGCGGCCACCATCTACGGCCGTCCGGGCCGCGACCTGCTCCAGATCGGCATCACCGGCACCTCGGGCAAGACCACCACGGCATACCTGGTCGAGGGCGGCCTGAGGACCGCGCACAGCACCGGTCTCATCGGCACCGTCGAGATGCGCATCGGCGACGAGCGCATCAAGTCCGAGCGCACCACCCCCGAGGCCACCGACCTCCAGGCCCTGTTCGCCGTGATGCGTGAGCGCGGGGTCGAGGCGGTCGCCATGGAGGTCTCCAGCCACGCCCTGGTCCTCGGCCGGGTCGACGGCTGCGTCTTCGACATCGCCGTCTTCACCAACCTCAGCCCGGAACACATGGAGTTCCACTCCGACATGGAGGACTACTTCCGGGCCAAGGCACAGCTGTTCACCCCGGAACGCAGCAGACGGGGTGTGGTCAACGTCGACGACGAGTACGGCCGCCGGCTCGCCCGGGAGGCCTCCGTCCCGGTCGTCACCTACTCCGCGGAGGGCCACCCCGACGCCGACTGGCGCGCCGCGGACGTGCACATCGGCCCGATGGCCTCGACGTTCACCGTCGTCGGGCCCGAGGGCGTCCAGGTCGCCGCCAAGTCGCCCCTGCCGGGCCCCTTCAACGTGGCGAACACCCTCGCCGCGATCGTCGCCCTCACCGCCGCCGGGCTCGACCCGCAGACCGCCGCCGACGGCATCGCCGCCGTACCGGGCGTGCCGGGCCGCCTGGAACGCGTGGACGCCGGACAGCCCTACCTCGCGGTCGTCGACTACGCCCACAAGACGGACGCCGTCGAGTCGGTCCTCCGGGCCCTGCGCAAGGTCACCAAGGGGCGGCTGCACATCGTCCTCGGCTGCGGCGGGGACCGCGACCGGACCAAGCGGGCCCCGATGGGCGCCGCCGCGGCCCGGCTCGCCGACATCGCCGTACTGACCTCCGACAACCCCCGCTCGGAGGACCCGCTCGCGATCCTCGCGACGATGCTCGAGGGCGCCGCCTCGGTGCCCGCCCACGAGCGCGGTGAGGTGCTCCTCTTCGAGGACCGGGCCGCCGCGATCGAGGCCGCCGTCGCCCGCGCGCACCCCGGCGACACCGTGCTGGTCGCCGGCAAGGGCCACGAGCAGGGCCAGGACATCGCCGGCGTGATCCGCCCCTTCGACGACCGCCAGGTCCTCCGCGAAGCCATCCGGAAAACCCAGGGATGA
- a CDS encoding DUF58 domain-containing protein, which yields MGAPAEADRGETSGIRTALAGLTTRGRSFLAAGIAAVICAYILGQADLRRVGLLLAVLPLLCAAVLHRTRYRVSGSRRLSPARVPAGSEARVHLRMDNVSRLPTGLLMLQDRVPYVLGPRPRFVLDRVEPGGRREVSYRVRSDLRGRYPLGPLQLRLTDPFGMCELTRSFSTFDTLTVIPKVEPLPPIRLSGEAKGYGDGRQRSLALAGEDDVIPRGYRHGDDLRRVHWRSTARYGELMVRREEQPQRARCTVLLDTRGGAYEGAGPDSAFEWAVSGAASVLVHMLERGFSVRLLTDTGSSVPGEGAEGFAGSGQESAEAAGLMMDTLAVIDYSDGTGLSRAYDVLRGGNEGLLVAFLGDLDEEQATVVAKMRRRSGGAVAFVLDPDTWVREPTDVPAAGDAHEERLRMLREGGWTAVSVPRGVGVAELWRQADRERTGPAALSGEAWR from the coding sequence ATGGGTGCTCCGGCGGAGGCCGACCGCGGGGAGACGAGCGGGATCCGCACGGCCCTGGCCGGGCTGACCACCCGCGGCCGCTCCTTCCTCGCGGCCGGCATCGCGGCGGTGATCTGCGCGTACATCCTCGGCCAGGCCGACCTGCGCCGGGTCGGGCTGCTGCTCGCCGTGCTGCCGCTGCTCTGCGCGGCCGTGCTGCACCGCACCCGCTACCGGGTGTCCGGCAGCCGCCGGCTCTCCCCCGCGCGGGTACCGGCCGGCAGCGAGGCCCGGGTGCACCTGCGGATGGACAACGTCTCCCGGCTGCCCACCGGTCTGCTGATGCTCCAGGACCGGGTGCCCTACGTCCTCGGCCCGCGCCCCCGCTTCGTCCTGGACCGGGTGGAGCCGGGCGGCCGCCGCGAGGTGTCCTACCGGGTCCGCTCGGACCTGCGCGGCCGCTATCCGCTGGGCCCGCTCCAGCTGCGCCTGACCGACCCGTTCGGCATGTGCGAACTGACCCGCTCCTTCTCGACGTTCGACACCCTGACCGTCATCCCGAAGGTCGAGCCGCTGCCGCCGATCCGGCTCAGCGGCGAGGCGAAGGGGTACGGCGACGGGCGGCAGCGTTCGCTGGCGCTGGCCGGCGAGGACGACGTGATCCCGCGCGGTTACCGCCACGGCGACGACCTGCGCCGGGTGCACTGGCGCTCCACCGCCCGCTACGGCGAGCTGATGGTGCGCCGCGAGGAGCAGCCGCAGCGCGCCCGCTGCACGGTCCTCCTCGACACCCGGGGTGGCGCCTACGAAGGAGCGGGCCCGGACTCGGCGTTCGAGTGGGCGGTGTCCGGTGCCGCCTCGGTCCTGGTCCACATGCTCGAACGCGGCTTCTCGGTCCGGCTGTTGACGGACACCGGCAGTTCGGTGCCCGGCGAGGGCGCCGAGGGTTTCGCGGGCAGCGGGCAGGAGTCGGCGGAGGCGGCCGGGCTGATGATGGACACCCTCGCGGTGATCGACTACTCGGACGGCACGGGCCTGTCCCGCGCCTACGACGTGCTGCGCGGCGGGAACGAGGGGTTGCTGGTGGCCTTCCTGGGCGACCTCGACGAGGAGCAGGCGACGGTGGTCGCGAAGATGCGCCGGCGCAGCGGCGGTGCCGTGGCCTTCGTGCTGGACCCGGACACCTGGGTCAGGGAGCCCACCGACGTGCCCGCCGCCGGCGACGCGCACGAGGAGCGGCTGCGGATGCTGCGCGAGGGCGGCTGGACGGCCGTCAGCGTGCCACGCGGCGTCGGCGTGGCCGAGCTGTGGCGGCAGGCCGACCGGGAGCGCACCGGACCGGCCGCGCTGAGCGGGGAGGCGTGGCGATGA
- the murF gene encoding UDP-N-acetylmuramoyl-tripeptide--D-alanyl-D-alanine ligase, with the protein MIALSLAEIAEVVGGQTHDIPDPSVQVTGEVVRDSREAGPGSLFAAFVGERVDGHDFARQVVAAGAVAVLASRPVGVPAIVVDDVQTALGALARHVVRRLGATLVALTGSAGKTSTKDLIAQVLRTKAPTVFTPGSLNNEIGLPLTALSATGETKFLVLEMGARGIGHIRYLTDLTPPKVGLVLNVGTAHIGEFGGREQIAQAKGELVEALPAAEDGGVAVLNADDPLVRAMASRTKAKVVLFGESAEADVRAENVRLTDTGQPAFSLHTPSGASDVTMRLYGEHHVSNALAAAAVAHELGMSAEEIALALSEAGSLSRWRMEVTERPDGVTIVNDAYNANPESMRAALRALAAMGQGRRTWAVLGKMAELGDEALAEHDAVGRLAVRLNVGKLVAVGGVEASWLQLGAYNEGSWGEESVHVSDAQAAVDLLRSELRPGDVVLVKASRSVGLESVAQALLEPGAEGVDAR; encoded by the coding sequence GTGATCGCCCTCTCTCTCGCCGAGATCGCAGAAGTCGTCGGCGGGCAGACGCACGACATACCGGATCCGTCCGTCCAGGTCACCGGGGAGGTCGTCCGGGACTCCCGCGAAGCGGGGCCGGGCAGCCTGTTCGCCGCCTTCGTGGGCGAACGCGTGGACGGCCACGACTTCGCCCGGCAGGTCGTCGCCGCCGGCGCGGTCGCCGTCCTGGCGTCGCGCCCCGTCGGCGTGCCCGCGATCGTCGTGGACGACGTCCAGACCGCCCTCGGCGCCCTCGCGCGTCATGTCGTACGACGGCTCGGCGCGACCCTCGTGGCGCTGACCGGCTCGGCCGGCAAGACCAGCACCAAGGACCTCATCGCCCAGGTGCTGCGCACCAAGGCGCCGACCGTCTTCACGCCCGGCTCGCTCAACAACGAGATCGGGCTGCCGCTGACCGCCCTGTCCGCCACCGGGGAGACGAAGTTCCTGGTGCTGGAGATGGGGGCCCGCGGCATCGGCCACATCCGCTACCTCACCGATCTGACACCCCCGAAGGTCGGTCTGGTCCTCAACGTCGGCACCGCGCACATCGGCGAGTTCGGCGGCCGGGAGCAGATCGCCCAGGCGAAGGGCGAGTTGGTGGAGGCGCTGCCCGCGGCCGAGGACGGCGGGGTCGCGGTCCTCAACGCCGACGACCCGCTGGTGCGGGCCATGGCCTCCCGTACCAAGGCGAAGGTGGTTCTTTTCGGAGAGTCGGCCGAAGCGGACGTACGGGCCGAGAACGTGCGACTCACGGACACGGGACAGCCCGCGTTCAGTCTTCACACACCCTCCGGTGCAAGCGATGTGACCATGCGCCTGTACGGTGAGCACCACGTGTCGAACGCGCTCGCCGCGGCCGCCGTCGCCCATGAGCTGGGCATGTCCGCGGAAGAGATCGCCCTCGCGCTCTCCGAGGCGGGCTCCCTCTCCCGCTGGCGTATGGAGGTCACCGAGCGCCCGGACGGCGTGACGATCGTCAACGACGCCTACAACGCCAACCCCGAATCCATGCGAGCCGCACTGCGCGCGCTCGCGGCCATGGGTCAGGGGCGCCGCACGTGGGCGGTGCTCGGCAAGATGGCCGAGCTCGGGGACGAGGCGCTCGCCGAGCACGACGCGGTCGGACGGCTCGCCGTCCGGCTCAATGTCGGCAAGCTCGTCGCCGTCGGGGGAGTGGAAGCCTCCTGGCTGCAACTGGGCGCATATAACGAGGGTTCGTGGGGTGAGGAGTCGGTGCACGTGTCCGACGCACAGGCGGCGGTCGACCTGTTGCGCAGCGAGTTGCGCCCGGGGGACGTCGTACTCGTGAAGGCGTCACGGTCGGTGGGCCTGGAGAGCGTTGCGCAGGCGCTCCTGGAGCCCGGTGCCGAGGGTGTTGATGCCCGATGA
- the rsmH gene encoding 16S rRNA (cytosine(1402)-N(4))-methyltransferase RsmH — translation MKGREALPNKGGGGREEGQSRHVPVMLQRCLDLLAPALERPGSVVVDCTLGLGGHSEALLTRFPEARLVALDRDKEALRLSGERLAPFGDRATLVHAVYDELPAVLERLGIARVQGVLFDLGVSSMQLDEADRGFAYAQDAPLDMRMDQSTGISAAEVLNTYPAGDLVRVLFQYGEEKQAKRIVSAIVREREKEPFSNSARLVELIRDALPQAAKRTGGNPAKRTFQALRIEVNGELAVLERAIPAAVKALAVGGRIAVLSYHSLEDRLVKQVFAAGAATTAPPGLPVVPEQYQPRLKLLTRGAELPTEEEVAENRRAAPARLRGAQRIREEAE, via the coding sequence ATGAAAGGGCGCGAAGCGCTTCCGAACAAGGGCGGTGGCGGGCGAGAAGAGGGCCAGAGTCGACACGTCCCGGTGATGCTCCAGCGGTGCCTGGACCTGCTGGCGCCCGCCCTGGAGCGGCCGGGCAGCGTGGTCGTCGACTGCACCCTCGGACTCGGCGGCCACAGCGAGGCGCTGCTGACCCGCTTCCCCGAGGCCCGCCTGGTCGCCCTGGACCGTGACAAGGAGGCCCTGCGCCTGTCCGGCGAGCGGCTCGCCCCCTTCGGCGACCGCGCCACCCTCGTGCACGCCGTCTACGACGAGCTCCCCGCCGTACTCGAACGCCTCGGCATCGCGCGCGTGCAGGGCGTCCTCTTCGACCTCGGCGTCTCCTCCATGCAACTCGACGAGGCCGACCGGGGCTTCGCCTACGCCCAGGACGCCCCCCTGGACATGCGCATGGACCAGTCGACCGGCATCAGCGCCGCTGAGGTCCTCAACACCTACCCGGCCGGCGATCTCGTCCGCGTGCTGTTCCAGTACGGCGAGGAGAAGCAGGCCAAGCGGATCGTCTCGGCGATCGTCCGGGAGCGCGAGAAGGAGCCGTTCAGCAACAGCGCCCGGCTCGTCGAGCTGATCCGGGACGCGCTGCCGCAGGCCGCCAAGCGCACCGGCGGCAACCCGGCCAAGCGCACCTTCCAGGCGCTGCGCATCGAGGTCAACGGCGAACTCGCCGTCCTGGAACGGGCGATCCCGGCCGCCGTGAAGGCCCTCGCGGTCGGCGGGCGGATCGCCGTGCTGTCGTACCACTCGCTCGAGGACCGCCTCGTCAAGCAGGTGTTCGCGGCCGGTGCCGCCACCACCGCGCCGCCCGGGCTGCCGGTCGTGCCCGAGCAGTACCAGCCCCGGCTCAAGCTGCTGACGCGCGGTGCCGAACTTCCCACCGAGGAAGAGGTCGCCGAGAACCGCCGGGCCGCTCCGGCGCGTCTTCGGGGAGCCCAGCGCATCAGGGAGGAAGCCGAGTGA
- a CDS encoding MoxR family ATPase, with product MTTYDDRASLTDLTATVERVRSSVEGVIEGKPEVVRLSLTVLLAEGHLLIEDVPGVGKTMLAKALARSIDCTVRRIQFTPDLLPSDITGVSIWDQQRRDFEFKPGAIFAQIVIGDEINRASPKTQSALLESMEERQVTIDGQTYELPSPFMVVATQNPVEMEGTYPLPEAQRDRFMARVSVGYPSVEAELQMLDTHGAVNPLDDLQPVAHAHDVVKLIEAVRGVHVAEPVRRYAVDLVAATRTHPDLRLGASPRATLHLLRAAKAAAALSGREYALPDDVQALAVAVLAHRLLPTAQAQLNRRTAEQVVQEILQSTPVPAAPQQQAGFGGPGRGVPAYPQQPPRSL from the coding sequence GTGACGACCTATGACGATCGAGCGAGCCTCACTGATCTGACCGCCACTGTGGAGCGAGTCCGCAGTTCGGTGGAGGGTGTGATCGAGGGCAAGCCCGAGGTCGTACGGCTTTCGCTGACCGTGCTGCTCGCCGAGGGGCATCTTCTGATCGAAGACGTCCCGGGCGTGGGCAAGACGATGCTGGCGAAGGCGTTGGCGCGGTCCATCGACTGCACGGTGCGGCGTATCCAGTTCACGCCCGACCTGCTGCCGTCGGACATCACCGGCGTGTCCATCTGGGACCAGCAGCGCCGGGACTTCGAGTTCAAGCCGGGCGCGATCTTCGCGCAGATCGTGATCGGCGACGAGATCAACCGCGCCTCGCCCAAGACCCAGTCGGCGCTGCTGGAGTCGATGGAGGAGCGGCAGGTCACCATCGACGGGCAGACCTACGAACTGCCCAGCCCGTTCATGGTGGTGGCGACCCAGAACCCGGTCGAGATGGAGGGCACCTACCCGCTTCCCGAGGCCCAGCGCGACCGCTTCATGGCCCGCGTCTCGGTGGGCTACCCCAGCGTGGAGGCCGAGTTGCAGATGCTCGACACCCACGGCGCGGTCAACCCTCTCGACGACCTCCAGCCGGTCGCGCACGCGCATGACGTCGTGAAGCTGATCGAGGCGGTGCGCGGCGTGCACGTCGCCGAGCCGGTCCGCAGGTACGCGGTGGACCTGGTCGCCGCCACCCGCACCCACCCCGACCTCAGACTCGGCGCCTCCCCGCGCGCGACGCTGCACCTGCTGCGCGCGGCGAAGGCTGCCGCGGCCCTGAGCGGCCGGGAGTACGCGCTGCCGGACGACGTGCAGGCGCTCGCCGTGGCCGTCCTGGCGCACCGGCTGCTGCCCACCGCCCAGGCCCAGCTCAACCGGCGCACCGCGGAGCAGGTCGTGCAGGAGATCCTGCAGTCCACCCCGGTGCCCGCGGCCCCCCAGCAGCAGGCCGGCTTCGGCGGTCCGGGCCGGGGTGTGCCGGCCTATCCCCAGCAGCCCCCGCGGAGTCTGTGA